Genomic DNA from Spiroplasma alleghenense:
TATTAAAAGTATTTTGAAATACTGTTCTCATTAGTGTATGAGAATCAGCATTAAAATCCGGCATTAAATTGCTGATTTTCTGATTAGCAAAATAGTCGATACTATCTGAAATCTTAATGTTTTCTGCATCGCTTAATGCGTATGCTTGTGCGACAAATTTAGCTATTTCAGAAAAAGTAAATTCGGAAGTTTTCTTACTAATCTCCTTATTAACTACACTACAACTTGTTACAACAGCTGAACTAGAAACAATTGCAACTGTTCCTAAAATCGATAAAAGTTTTTTCATTTTCGTTACCCCCACTTTTAAGTGTTTTAAATATATTACACTAAATAGTTGTATTTTTATTCATAATATAATAAAATATTTTAGATTAAATGGGATTAGGTGAGCAAATGAAAAGAAATGGCAATTGGTTTTTGTTTTTTAAACAAAGCTTTAGAAATATATTTAAATTTCGAGTACAATTTATTATTGTTATTGTCCTAACTTTTATGTCTACTTTAATATTGACAGTTTCACTAGGGGTTTCTTCAATTTTGCGAAATAGTCACGACCAAATTGTGAATACTGGAAACAAATTTGATTATGAATATCAATATCAGTTTGAACAAAAAAGAAGTTCAGAAGGTCCTAACCAAACAATTCCATTAAACGATTACATTAATAATAATTATTCACATTTTATTGACGATGTGAATTTTAGTCTTGAGCCTAATGAAGAGAGTGCCTTCAATTTTTTGCTAAGTAATGATCAAAAAAACAAAAATGAAGAACAAGAAAACTTTTTAGTAAGGTTTTATAAAAGTGAAGGGTTTCAAAAGGCGATTTATGAGTTATTTTTACGCAATGAAAACGGCTTAGCTAATGCAATTTTAAATTATGACTTTAATCCAAATAGTGGAAAACCAGAATATAACAACAATAACATTTTTTATAAATTGGATAATCCTTTCTTGTACTACTCATTAGATAATTTGAAAAAAGAGTACGCTGCTGATTTAGGTTGTGCAGATGGTTTTAAAGCATTGGATTACACAAAATATACAGTAGCAGGGATGTATACAGCTAAAAATGGTTGCTCATGGTTAAATGAAATTGAACGTGATAATGGAATGAAAGTTTACATGAACTATGCTTTCCAGAACCTAATTAAGACTAATTTTGTTCATCTTTCAGATTATGCAAACTATTACATGAATCAAATATTGGATAAAATAGCAGTAGAAGGAAAGATACCTACTTTTGGAGAAGTCAATACAAAATGAGGAGATAAAAACACCGGTATTACTTTAAAACAAACTTCGGAAAATAAGCCAGTAATTGTTGATGAAGCGGCTGAATTGACAGAACTGTTCTTTCAATATCTTTTAGGTTTTAAAACAACAATTGCTGAAACTCAATCAGCTAGAGTTACAGAAATTAAAGGCGGCAATTTCTTAATATCAAAAAACGGACAATGAATCAATGAAGGCTCGGCTTCACAATTGGAAAAATTAGAAGAAGAAGGTGAAATTGAAGCTGGAAAACATTTTTTAACTAATCAAACAGATGTTTATGAATATGGACGTCGTGGTCAAATTAATCCAATGGTTATTTTTATGGAAAATAATAAATTTTTAACTCAGAGATGATTAAATGACCATTGATCAATCACTGGTTTAGGTAAGGAAGAGGTAAGTAATACTTCTTCAATGCAAATGTACCATGATTTCTATACTTTCCCAAATCAATGAGATTTTGAACACTACATTCAAGATTCTGGTTCAGTCAATAGTTCAATGTTTTTGCTTCACCAAAAAAATGCTGCCCAAATTTTAGATTTTGATACAAACGTTAGAACAGAACTATTTTATTTTGATAATGAAAGTCAAAGTAAATTTAGAGCTGTTGCAATCGATTCAAAAGAACCTGATTCAAATTTGACTATCATAAAAGGTAAAATGCCTAGATCAAACAATGAGGTAGCAATATCACAACAATATGCAAAAAGAAATAAATTAAAAGTGGGAAACCTAATTTCAATTGGGGGTACTACTGTAGTTATTTCTGGTTTTGCTACAGATAAATATTCATTCTATCCAATGAGTGATAATGATGTGCCTTTACCTGACAATAAAAATGGGGTAATTATTTATGGTTCTAAAAATACAATTGCCGCAATTAGAAGTCAAGGTTTTGAAAATTATTCAACAAACTACAACACAATTTTCTTAACAAACAAAGGTAATGAAGCAACTAAAAATGATCGTAAAAGCTTATATAGTGCTTTATTATCAAATCAACCAAAAGAAATGAATGCAAGTTATAAATTTATAAAAAGTTTTCAAGACTCACCGATAAAAGATGGTGATAAGGGAATTGGAAACTACAGTTCTCTTTACTCTATCCGCTCTTTTGATAACTCAAATTTCAGCTTAAACTGAAGTGTATATTCTGGAGCTGTAACAATATTTAATATTTTTGCAATCTGTTCTTCAATAGTTATTGCAGCAATTTCGCTAGCAGCAATTGCGATAGGAATTAGTAAAACAATTAGAGCAAATATGGGTCAAATTATTAACCTTAAAGCTCTAGGAGTTAAATCCTCTGAGATTGGAACTTCTTATTTGGTTTATGGATTCCTAGTAATTATAACTATTCCTGTGGCTTGAATAGTAAGTTCGCTAATACAGATACCATTATTTAATATTTTTGCAAACTATTTCTCAGCACCTTATAATTCTGTCTACTTTGATTGAGTACCTTTAATAATATGTGTTTTCATATTAGGTGGGGTAGCATCTCTGGTTGCCTATTTAAGAACTGTGTCATTAACCAAGGGAAGCATAGTTGAGTTACAAGAACTAAAAGACGAAGTTAAGCGATCAAAAATTATTGATAAAATTAAAAATACATGATTTAAAAATGCTAGTTTCTCAAAACGATTTAGTATTGATATTGCGTCAACAGGTTCGCGCCAAACTTGAATGGTTGCTTCAACAATCTTTATTTCATCATTCTTTATTGGAGGAACGCTTGCGCTACCTTCGATTGCGATTAATTTTAAAGATTCTTACTACAAGAGTATTAGGTATAGCAATGAATATTCTGCTTATTTACCTGTAGGTAACTCTCCATTCTCAAAAAGTGCATTAAATACTTGAGAAGGTCATGAAAATCTTGAAAAAGACTGAAAAGACTCTGACTTATTTAAAAGCTTCGGTATGAATGGTTATTATTCAAATAGAAATAACTATACAGCAACTTCAAATAATGTTGGGTTAGTACCAAACTTCATTAATGCAGGTAGTGATGAAAACTTTAAAGTTGACTGGTCGGTAGAATACTTAGTTAATAATTTAAATGATTTAGTACCAGTAGTTTCAAGTATTTTTGGTACAAATTTCTATAACGTAATTGGTCAAGCATTTTCTGTTGGAGAATTAGAACAATTTTTAGGTTGGGTAATTCATTCAGTGAACCAACCAGGAAAACAAATTCCATGGGAAAGCGACAAGCAACGAGAAGAGTTTTTAAAAACTTTAAGTGATACACTAACTAAAGGAATTGGTCCAATTCTAAGTTTAGTTATGGGTTCAATTACTGATGATGGACAAAAACCGAATCCAGATGCTGACTGAAAAACTCAAATACTAGATTCGATTATCGGTTCAGTGCCTCCGTATGTAAAGGCTTACGTTAATCAAAGTGAAAGTCGTAAAAACCAATTTGCCTTTGGTTATTCATATGATCAAGTAATACCAGATCACGAAACTCTAGCAACTAAAATAGATTTCCAAACTAGTGATAATCAAAAAATAAAAATAACAGGATTACCTAAAACTCAAAATGCTTATACATTATCAGAACGTGATTTTAACCGCACTCAGTTATCTAAAGATGTCCACGAAAAAATTACACAAATTATTGAAGGTAATTATAATGGTGGAGATATTGAGGAAAATGGTATAAAAGTTTATGACAAAGATAGCAAAACTATCTTAATTCCAGTAATTGCCAATCGTCAAGCAGAATCAAGTTTAAATTTCTATCGTGATAAAGTAATTTCAGGAATTACACCTGAAAAATCTCAACTGACATATTTAAGCAAGGGTGGCTATAAAGTTCTTCCTAAAGGCGCTTGGATCTATGATGATTCTGATTGAATTAAATTTAAAAAGACTCAAAAAGCTGAAGAAATTAATCAATCTCAGTACCTAGATCCTTTTGCAATGGATAACAATAAGTTCACTTATAATGAATCATTTAATAATGATAAGGTAGCTGAAGGGGCTTTTGTATTCGCTGATTGAGATTATGATAAAACCGGAAATATAGTTGGTTCTCATTTAAGACCGTATTATAACTACGATAATTTACAATTGTGATTCCCAGAAGATGAAATAAACATTAATGAATTGTCTGAAAATTCTCCTGGAGTTAACAAAGAGGGTACATGAAAAGAATCGGGAATTGACTCAGGTAAAGTGCCTGAGTCTGTTAAAGCTGCTTGAGGTAAGGGAACAACTTCAACAACTTGAACCAAAGTGCTTCCATATGATTTAACATATGACAGTAAATGAGAAAAACCAATTAAAAACCTTCAAGGAGGGGAACTAAATCACTTATTGAATAAAGTAAGTTACTTTATGCAAAGTCAATTAAGCGGAGCCGGGGATGTCTTCTTGGGTCTATCAAGGGGTAACCAATCATTAAGCAATAATCAATTGAGTAAGGTTGATATTGTTAATGTTGGTGAGTTAAACTCTTACAATGACAATATAATCATTGGTGATCAAGAAATTGTCAATAGTTTGGCGGGTTACTCAAATACTTACTTTACCCCATATAACTACAATCCAGATGGTAAAGAAGTAGGTAATTACAAGGGGATAAAAACATTTGAAACTCTAACCCCTGAACAACTTGTTAAAAGAAAATTAGAAGACCAGTTTAGAAATAATTTTAATGGAAAAATCAATTATTGGTGAAACACCAAATTAAGTAATGTGGATGAAACCATTGGTATTACATCATATGTTTCGTTTAATAATAAGGAACGAACAGGTAACTTTACTGTTGGGGGAAATAATCGATTTAAAGTAACAACTTCCTATGAAGGTCAAAGTTTACTAAGCGAAACCAAAGCTCTTGTAAATCAAATTTCAGGAATGGCAGCCTTAATTGGGGTCTTGCTAGTTTCAATTATTATCATCACTTCATCGCTGTTTGTAATTTTAATTTGTGACTTGCTAGTTTCGAAAAATAGTCGATTTATTATTTTGATGAAATCCCTTGGTTATTCAAAACGACGATTAGTTGGTTATATAATTGGGACAGTAACTGTATTTAGTATTATTGGATTCGTTTTAGGATTGGGATTATCATACCTAGGACTATGAGGTCTAATAAGTCTGATTTCTAATTTAGGGGGAGTTGCTATTCCATTCGCCTTAACTTGGTGAGCTCCATTCCTAGCGGTAATGCTAGTTGGGGGAGCTTATTCAATCAGTATTTTTGCAGCAATGCATAAAGTCGTAAATACGTCACCACATGTTCTAACGACTGTATCAGAATAATTAACAATTAAAATCTTCAATTGCTATTGAAGATTTTTTTATTTATAATATTAGTAGAGGTAAAAATTATGGAGATTAAGCAAGCAGTATTTATTAAGTCGGCTGCTAAAAAAGAAGGTTGATTGGTTGATGATATTCCTGAGGTCTGTTTTGTGGGTCGCAGTAATGTTGGTAAATCAAGTTTTATTAATGCCTTAACAAATAATAATAAATTAGCAAAAATTTCTTCAACCCCAGGTAAAACAAGGTTGTTGAATTTCTTTTCAATTAATAATAATAAATTTCGTATTGTGGATGCTCCTGGATACGGTTTTGCAAAGGTTAATGTTAATTTAAAAATTCAATTTGCAGAAATGATGGAAGAATATTTAACAGAGAGAGAAAATTTGAAATTTGTTTGCCAATTAGTTGACTTACGTCACAATCCAAGTAAAGATGATATTGAAATGTACCGCTTTTTTAAGGACTTTAATATCAAGGTTTTCATGATAGCAACAAAACTGGATAAAGTTAAAAAGAACGACATTGCTAAAAATGAAAAAAATATTAAACAGTTATTAGAATTTGATAATGAAGATTACTTCATGAAATTTTCAAACAAAGACCGCAAAAATTTGCAAGATATCACAAGAACAATGAGCGAAATTTTTGGTTTTAATAATTAAAATATCTATTTAATATCTAGATATTAAATAGATAAAAATATTATTTGTGATATAATTTTTTAAAAGTAGGTAATTATTTGATGAAAGAAAATTGTACTAAAAGTAAAACTGAATTATCCAAAATTTTTAAAACTAATTTAGAAAACGGTTTAGAAGTTGAAGAGGCTGAAAAGCGCCTTTTAGAAAATGGACCTAATGAAATCCCTAAAGGAAAAGTTACCCATTGATTGGTAATCTTTTTAAAAACTTTAATGGAACCGCTGCAATTAATTTTGCTTGCGGCTGCCATTATTTCTGTTTTCACGTCTCTAGTTGCGAGTAACTGAGAAGTTTCAGCAGATAATTTTATCGATTTTATTGTTATTATTTGTATTGTAATAATCGATGGAGTACTTGAAACAGTTCAAGAAGTAAAAGCTAGAAAATCAATGGATTCGCTAAAATCTTTTACCAAGCCAAGAGCTGTTGTTATTCGTTCTGGGCACCAACAAGAAATTGATGCTAGTGATATTGTTGTTGGGGACTTAATTGTTCTGGAAGCTGGTAAATATGTTCCAGCAGACCTTATAATGATTGAAACAAGCGAGTTAATGGTCGATGAATCTA
This window encodes:
- a CDS encoding ABC transporter permease — translated: MKRNGNWFLFFKQSFRNIFKFRVQFIIVIVLTFMSTLILTVSLGVSSILRNSHDQIVNTGNKFDYEYQYQFEQKRSSEGPNQTIPLNDYINNNYSHFIDDVNFSLEPNEESAFNFLLSNDQKNKNEEQENFLVRFYKSEGFQKAIYELFLRNENGLANAILNYDFNPNSGKPEYNNNNIFYKLDNPFLYYSLDNLKKEYAADLGCADGFKALDYTKYTVAGMYTAKNGCSWLNEIERDNGMKVYMNYAFQNLIKTNFVHLSDYANYYMNQILDKIAVEGKIPTFGEVNTKWGDKNTGITLKQTSENKPVIVDEAAELTELFFQYLLGFKTTIAETQSARVTEIKGGNFLISKNGQWINEGSASQLEKLEEEGEIEAGKHFLTNQTDVYEYGRRGQINPMVIFMENNKFLTQRWLNDHWSITGLGKEEVSNTSSMQMYHDFYTFPNQWDFEHYIQDSGSVNSSMFLLHQKNAAQILDFDTNVRTELFYFDNESQSKFRAVAIDSKEPDSNLTIIKGKMPRSNNEVAISQQYAKRNKLKVGNLISIGGTTVVISGFATDKYSFYPMSDNDVPLPDNKNGVIIYGSKNTIAAIRSQGFENYSTNYNTIFLTNKGNEATKNDRKSLYSALLSNQPKEMNASYKFIKSFQDSPIKDGDKGIGNYSSLYSIRSFDNSNFSLNWSVYSGAVTIFNIFAICSSIVIAAISLAAIAIGISKTIRANMGQIINLKALGVKSSEIGTSYLVYGFLVIITIPVAWIVSSLIQIPLFNIFANYFSAPYNSVYFDWVPLIICVFILGGVASLVAYLRTVSLTKGSIVELQELKDEVKRSKIIDKIKNTWFKNASFSKRFSIDIASTGSRQTWMVASTIFISSFFIGGTLALPSIAINFKDSYYKSIRYSNEYSAYLPVGNSPFSKSALNTWEGHENLEKDWKDSDLFKSFGMNGYYSNRNNYTATSNNVGLVPNFINAGSDENFKVDWSVEYLVNNLNDLVPVVSSIFGTNFYNVIGQAFSVGELEQFLGWVIHSVNQPGKQIPWESDKQREEFLKTLSDTLTKGIGPILSLVMGSITDDGQKPNPDADWKTQILDSIIGSVPPYVKAYVNQSESRKNQFAFGYSYDQVIPDHETLATKIDFQTSDNQKIKITGLPKTQNAYTLSERDFNRTQLSKDVHEKITQIIEGNYNGGDIEENGIKVYDKDSKTILIPVIANRQAESSLNFYRDKVISGITPEKSQLTYLSKGGYKVLPKGAWIYDDSDWIKFKKTQKAEEINQSQYLDPFAMDNNKFTYNESFNNDKVAEGAFVFADWDYDKTGNIVGSHLRPYYNYDNLQLWFPEDEININELSENSPGVNKEGTWKESGIDSGKVPESVKAAWGKGTTSTTWTKVLPYDLTYDSKWEKPIKNLQGGELNHLLNKVSYFMQSQLSGAGDVFLGLSRGNQSLSNNQLSKVDIVNVGELNSYNDNIIIGDQEIVNSLAGYSNTYFTPYNYNPDGKEVGNYKGIKTFETLTPEQLVKRKLEDQFRNNFNGKINYWWNTKLSNVDETIGITSYVSFNNKERTGNFTVGGNNRFKVTTSYEGQSLLSETKALVNQISGMAALIGVLLVSIIIITSSLFVILICDLLVSKNSRFIILMKSLGYSKRRLVGYIIGTVTVFSIIGFVLGLGLSYLGLWGLISLISNLGGVAIPFALTWWAPFLAVMLVGGAYSISIFAAMHKVVNTSPHVLTTVSE
- the yihA gene encoding ribosome biogenesis GTP-binding protein YihA/YsxC; this translates as MEIKQAVFIKSAAKKEGWLVDDIPEVCFVGRSNVGKSSFINALTNNNKLAKISSTPGKTRLLNFFSINNNKFRIVDAPGYGFAKVNVNLKIQFAEMMEEYLTERENLKFVCQLVDLRHNPSKDDIEMYRFFKDFNIKVFMIATKLDKVKKNDIAKNEKNIKQLLEFDNEDYFMKFSNKDRKNLQDITRTMSEIFGFNN